Part of the Cercospora beticola chromosome 5, complete sequence genome is shown below.
TGCAGACGTAGTTTCTGTGTTGCGCCGGGCTCAAAGCATTCAGTTCTGGGCTGAAGACTTGGTACTCGTGGTGATCGATCACTACATTCTGAGCATTGTTGTCGTTCGGCGTGAGCATGCCATTCCAGTAGTTTGTTGGCTGGAATCCATCGTGGAAGACAACCACGCGTGATGGGCTGTAGTCTCTTTGCTGGTAGAATCCGTCGTAGGTGAATTGTCTTACGACATTGATATCCAGCGCTGGAGTGAGAGGCTCGTTGAGCAGTTGAATGCCAGCAAGCACATCATCGTATTTGCTATCGCCGTATTTCGACTGAATCGTCTTTAGTACTCTAAGCGTCTTTGCTACGGTGTTGCCTTGCGTCCAAGTTGGGGTGGCCGTCTTTTGACCGGAGTTGTCGAATCCATTTTGAGAGCCTGCGCCAAAATCAGTCACTGGAAGGTGTAGAATTGTGGTAGTCTTTGTGGGCTTGAGACGCCTCCCATCAACTGCACTTACCCGGAGCACCGTGCAAGTCGATCATCACCTTGAGACCAAGTGATCGAGCCCAATCGATTGCCGCATCTATGAAGACCGCCGCTCCGGATGCATAAGGGGAATCGGAGTTATCGTATGCCCAATAGCCAATTGGTATCCGAACCAGGTTGAAGCCAGaatccttgatcttcttgaaaTCCTGCCATGTGCACCATGTCTCCCAATGGCGTCTGAGGTAGCGATCATATGCTTGTTGTGCGCCCAAAGAGCGCGTCAAAGTGTACTCGTCAACGATGCCTCTTGATCCATCCGGGTCAACATTTTCGAAGATAGATGGTGTGATCCATGGCTCCAATAAGAGCCAACCTCCAATGTTGAGCCCTCGGACCTTCTCATTGCCCCAATTGAAACCAGATGGTGCTCGCTTGTTGATGCTACTGGGGGACTGTTAGGCCGAGTTTTCATTGCTCAAGTCGCGTCCGTAACTCACGGGGCAGCTGATGCTGTTGCAGCGATACACAAAGCTAAAAGTGTGTTTTTGAACAACATGCTTGCCAGTCAAATATGCTCGAATGCGATGACCGCGACCTAGGACTGGTTGCACCCAAAGGTAAGAAGGCAAGGGAACACGGCCAGTATACAGGCTTGGAAAGAGGTCGCGGTTTGCCGACTCGTTGTTGCCCGCTGAAACAGGCGATTTGAACTTTGCCTGGAATGTGTGCCGGAATGCCGGGTCGGCTCCTGCAATTTTGACAACAAGGAATATGATATTGCCAGCAACGGAAGCGTAACTTTGCCTTGAATATCAATGGTTCAGAAGCACGAGGCCGACTCGTGGAGGCACCGTGCAAAGGCGAGCAGCGAGAAGCGTCTGCATCTAGAGTCGGGCACAGAGCTTGTTTAATAAGTCAGATGTCGCCCGCATTCTCGTCGAGTTCCATGGAAGCTGCATGCGAACGatctgcacagcagcagggaGCCCATGAGCCGTCTTGTCAAGCTGAGCAACCAATGAGAGAATTCGTCTGGCGTCTGCAGGACGGAATTCATCCTGGAGGTGTTCTCGTTCTGCAGCCGGTGCTGTGGATGCAGCGCAGTGAGTTCGTGGAGTTTCCCAGATCAGCATCCAGGGAGGTGCAGGACGGGAGATGCTCCAGCCAATTGCCAGCGTTCCCACTGTCTTCACAACTTTTGGCTTCCCTGTTCCTGACTCCTTGCAGTTAGTCGGAGAAATATGCACCGTGCTAGCCCGCAGTCATGTCTGCCGCTTGCGTAGCGATCTGCGAGCGTCACATGCTTCACTTGCATCGGAGGTGAATTGGTATAAGCATAAATCGGCGCCAGCCTCGGCGACTCCTCATTCTGAGCTCTTCATCGGCGTTGCAAGGTGGGAAGTCGCGACGAAGGCTGTGACCCGGCGCCGGAGTCGTTCTCGCCTTGCAGGCTCGCACAGCGTCATGTCAGTCTTGCTGCAGTCTCGGAAGGCCACGACGGAGGTCCTGACAAGAATGAGATGGCCTCTCAGTCGACGCTCGGCCTCAGGGGAAATCTTGCTCGGTTCTGGCGTCGACTCTAAAATGCGCCGCTCCCTTCCCGCATCCTTTGAGCACGTCACATGCCACTTTGTGCATGCTGCGAGAGAGCACGACCGATGTCCGGCTGTCTGCTCATGATGAGGAGCATCTGTGGATGGCCatgtcgatgttgaagttGCGCGATCGTAGCGTCATGCACGCGGCACTGTCTTCTCCACATCTCCTTGTTCAAAACATTAGGCAATATTGAACGGAACTCAGCATAATGATTAATTAGGGCGTCTCCCATTGACGACACGCCAGTCTCTCTCGCAAGCCAGCTAGTTATAGGATGAACACTTCTACGTGCCCGCAACGAACCCTCAATAGGCGAGCATGTCGACTCCCGCGAATCCTCTAGTCTGCTAGCCGAGCAACACGGATACTACATGTCACCGGCTCTCTGCATCTAAGCGTGTCGTCAACCTTGAAGCTGCGTGACAACGTTGCCAAAATCTGCCGTGTCCAGGTGACTCAACTCCGCACGGCCTGCAGTGTTCAAGCGAGGCAAACATCTGACAGCGGGGTGTTGAAGTTCTCTGCCCAAGGAAGAAGGTGCTTCCAAGATCAATTCAAGTATAGCCTGTGCATGACTTCAGTCATGATCACACGGTACTGCCATCTTCGGATGTTCGCGTGGCTATCATGTCATGCTTTACAATTGCATGATGCTACGTCTGGAAGTGGGAGGCTGGAGTTCCTTTTCGAAATACCGTGTCATGCGTAGAACTAACTACTTTGCCGATATCTAAGTTAATAGGCGTTGATTGCCATTCCAGCCCAAGTGACCAAGTGCATGCGCACTAGCAGATCATTGACGCTATGATGCGTttcctcatcttctcttgTATTTCTGTTCAAATCGTTAGCACTTGCTCTGCAATGGAGGAAGGCTGGAGAAAACTTACATCGTCGACCCTTCTCAGGTTCCCACGATCGACTGCGTTCCCTACGCCAAGTAGAGCTGTGCCTACTGCTCGAGTCGCACCAATCACTGGTCGGAGAATGACTGTCGGGGCGTGCTTGACGACCGCGCCTGCTACCTCTCCAGGCCCGCGACTCTCAAAGACTTCTCCCTGCACAGCGATCAGAGCGTCCTTGGCAGTCAGCAAATCATGCTCAAGATGCCGTCTCGCAGATCGCAGACCGGAAAGGACGCCAAGAGGTTGATTTGCGTAAGCAGAAACAGCACGTTGTCGCTCGGGATCA
Proteins encoded:
- a CDS encoding uncharacterized protein (CAZy:GH5), which produces MLFKNTLLALCIAATASAAPINKRAPSGFNWGNEKVRGLNIGGWLLLEPWITPSIFENVDPDGSRGIVDEYTLTRSLGAQQAYDRYLRRHWETWCTWQDFKKIKDSGFNLVRIPIGYWAYDNSDSPYASGAAVFIDAAIDWARSLGLKVMIDLHGAPGSQNGFDNSGQKTATPTWTQGNTVAKTLRVLKTIQSKYGDSKYDDVLAGIQLLNEPLTPALDINVVRQFTYDGFYQQRDYSPSRVVVFHDGFQPTNYWNGMLTPNDNNAQNVVIDHHEYQVFSPELNALSPAQHRNYVCSNAPAWNGADKWTIIGEWSGAMTDCAKYLNGYRIGARYDGSFPGSYYIGSCNNQNMNAWSQQQRDDTRSFIQAQIAAYEKYTQGWIFWNFKAENAPEWNAFALLDAGLFPRPGTELSSSCP